Proteins encoded together in one Spirochaeta isovalerica window:
- the xylA gene encoding xylose isomerase: MSEIYKGNKEYFPGIGKIKFEGRGSDNPLAFKFYDENKVIAGKTMKEHLRFAVAYWHTFCADGSDPFGNGTIVHPWKNAEEKADAAFEFITKVGAPYYCFHDIDASPDADSVTEYEANYKKTTELLLERQKATGVKLLWNTANAFSHPRYMNGASTNPDFRILARAAAQIKASLDANVILGGENYVFWGGREGYTSLLNTNMKKELEHMAQFLTLARDYGRKIGFKGTFLIEPKPMEPSKHQYDVDSATVIGFLKEHGLEKDFKLNIEANHATLAGHSFDHELRVAADAGLLGSVDANIGDPQNGWDTDQFPTNVYDALKAMMVIMDNGGLGSGGLNFDAKVRRNSTDLEDLFHAHIGGMDTFALALEVTDKINQDGKLAAMLDKRYESFNTGKGLEFEQGKMTLEDLRDFAAADAPVPQISGKQEMIENMLNRYMFG, encoded by the coding sequence ATGTCAGAAATCTACAAAGGAAACAAAGAATATTTTCCGGGAATCGGAAAGATCAAATTCGAAGGCAGAGGATCGGACAATCCCCTGGCCTTCAAATTCTACGATGAGAACAAAGTCATCGCCGGAAAGACGATGAAAGAGCATCTGCGTTTTGCCGTTGCCTACTGGCACACATTCTGCGCAGACGGAAGCGATCCTTTCGGAAACGGAACGATTGTCCATCCCTGGAAGAACGCCGAGGAAAAAGCCGATGCAGCCTTTGAATTCATTACAAAAGTGGGTGCTCCCTATTACTGCTTCCACGACATAGACGCGTCTCCCGATGCGGATTCGGTTACCGAATATGAAGCTAACTATAAAAAGACAACGGAACTGCTCCTGGAAAGACAGAAAGCCACCGGTGTCAAACTACTGTGGAACACGGCCAATGCCTTCTCTCATCCCCGCTATATGAACGGAGCTTCCACAAACCCCGATTTCAGAATCCTCGCCAGAGCGGCAGCCCAGATCAAAGCCTCTCTTGACGCGAATGTGATCCTCGGCGGTGAGAATTACGTATTCTGGGGCGGAAGGGAAGGGTACACAAGCCTTCTCAACACCAATATGAAAAAAGAACTGGAGCATATGGCTCAGTTCCTCACTCTGGCAAGAGATTACGGTAGAAAAATCGGATTCAAGGGAACGTTCCTCATCGAACCGAAACCCATGGAACCGTCAAAGCACCAGTACGATGTGGACTCGGCAACTGTTATCGGTTTCCTGAAAGAGCACGGACTGGAAAAGGATTTCAAACTCAATATCGAGGCCAACCACGCGACTCTGGCCGGACATTCATTCGATCATGAGCTGAGAGTGGCTGCCGACGCGGGACTTCTCGGATCGGTAGATGCCAATATCGGTGATCCTCAGAACGGATGGGATACGGACCAGTTCCCCACCAATGTCTACGACGCGCTTAAAGCCATGATGGTTATCATGGACAACGGCGGGCTCGGATCGGGCGGACTCAACTTCGATGCGAAGGTGAGAAGAAACTCCACCGACCTGGAAGACCTCTTCCATGCCCATATCGGCGGTATGGATACTTTTGCTCTGGCTCTTGAAGTAACTGATAAAATCAATCAGGACGGCAAACTGGCCGCTATGCTCGACAAGAGATACGAGTCTTTCAATACAGGCAAAGGTCTCGAGTTCGAACAGGGCAAGATGACTCTGGAAGATCTACGCGATTTCGCCGCTGCCGACGCTCCTGTGCCCCAGATCAGTGGTAAGCAGGAAATGATAGAGAATATGCTTAACCGATATATGTTCGGTTGA
- a CDS encoding methyl-accepting chemotaxis protein, translating to MIIAKNRIRLLLSFLILILENLLVFVFLVPQNTELSLVAILVINPLSAFLVLFINLRYDRKDVNSIVSYLSQINGKNNIDLVKSFSGTDPDSDVGGKLNDFTTHLNSVFLDISRSTKKFNLFASDIFFSARHMSGQSIEQSEGMERIYGQVKLFQDSLSRLDRDISEILEQLSQSSHVYKGLAERSSDAAGNLLRLTQDTRSATEAADSGLVSIGQSADVVADLTGAMKNLERSMEHMSDQTSRVGHVIDNLEDIAERTHILATNASIEAARAGKSGQGFAVIASEVRKLSEYSRDSIQEVGLYLKETSQSINENNRYWKNGVERIHKVRNFGDEARSILGEISGKTQKLSDAMKDFQNQFEEQSRIIKENLAVAGRSQDRINGFAESLKEQSSGYEAILKDVRQASKGAEETSRTAQILSQLATYLKVGGKELLYAVKHVRFSKKRLLDQLGRKEERRGLLYNLEVFQGEKFIGHLGDLSLSGLLLYSDFNFELNCEVHAQVVFPLGFTDKSGIDIVFTPRRVEMDGNIYRLGCSMRLEKQDQLSEFSEMLERLTVTDSNELPGSEEIFEAGTPEELSDFEDPDDLELLEEPD from the coding sequence GTGATTATAGCAAAAAATCGTATTCGCCTTCTCCTCTCATTTCTAATCCTTATTCTTGAGAATCTCCTGGTTTTTGTTTTTCTCGTTCCTCAAAATACAGAGCTCAGTTTGGTCGCCATTCTAGTTATTAATCCATTATCAGCCTTTCTGGTTCTCTTTATTAATCTCCGTTATGACCGGAAAGATGTTAACAGCATTGTCAGCTATCTGTCACAAATCAACGGAAAGAACAATATCGACCTGGTAAAATCATTTTCCGGGACAGACCCCGACAGCGATGTCGGGGGAAAACTCAATGATTTTACGACCCATCTTAATTCTGTTTTTCTGGATATTTCCCGGTCTACGAAAAAATTCAATCTCTTCGCTTCCGATATCTTTTTTTCGGCCCGTCATATGTCCGGTCAATCGATAGAACAATCGGAGGGAATGGAAAGGATCTACGGACAGGTGAAGCTATTTCAGGATTCATTGAGTAGACTCGACAGGGATATTTCCGAAATCCTGGAACAGCTCAGCCAATCCTCCCATGTCTATAAAGGACTGGCGGAACGGTCCTCCGACGCCGCCGGAAACCTGCTCCGTCTTACTCAGGACACCCGCTCTGCAACAGAAGCCGCCGACAGCGGTCTTGTCAGCATCGGACAATCTGCCGATGTGGTCGCCGATTTAACCGGAGCTATGAAAAACCTTGAGAGAAGCATGGAACACATGAGTGATCAGACCTCCCGGGTCGGCCATGTCATAGACAATCTGGAGGATATAGCCGAAAGAACACATATCCTCGCGACCAATGCATCGATTGAAGCGGCCAGGGCCGGGAAGTCTGGACAAGGATTTGCTGTAATCGCATCGGAAGTCCGGAAGCTTTCGGAGTATTCCAGAGATTCGATTCAGGAAGTAGGGCTTTACCTTAAGGAAACCAGCCAAAGCATTAATGAGAATAACCGGTATTGGAAGAACGGAGTCGAGAGAATTCACAAAGTGCGGAACTTCGGCGACGAAGCGAGAAGCATTCTCGGTGAGATCAGCGGAAAAACACAGAAACTCAGTGATGCCATGAAGGATTTTCAGAACCAGTTCGAAGAACAGAGCCGGATTATTAAAGAAAATCTTGCTGTTGCCGGTCGATCCCAGGACCGGATAAACGGTTTTGCCGAATCGCTGAAGGAACAGTCGAGCGGTTATGAAGCCATTCTTAAAGATGTCCGTCAGGCCTCGAAGGGAGCAGAAGAGACCTCGCGTACTGCGCAAATCCTTTCTCAGCTGGCCACTTACCTCAAAGTGGGAGGTAAAGAACTTCTCTATGCGGTCAAACATGTGCGTTTCAGTAAAAAAAGGCTTCTCGATCAGTTGGGCCGGAAAGAGGAGCGCCGCGGGCTGCTGTACAACCTGGAGGTCTTTCAGGGAGAAAAATTCATCGGTCATCTGGGGGATTTATCTCTTTCCGGCCTTCTTCTCTACAGCGATTTCAACTTTGAATTAAATTGTGAAGTTCATGCCCAGGTCGTTTTTCCTCTCGGGTTTACGGATAAGAGCGGTATTGACATTGTTTTTACGCCGAGGCGGGTGGAAATGGACGGCAATATCTATCGCCTGGGGTGTTCCATGAGACTTGAGAAACAGGATCAGCTGAGTGAATTTTCAGAAATGCTCGAAAGGCTGACTGTGACGGATTCGAACGAACTGCCCGGCTCCGAAGAGATTTTCGAGGCGGGCACACCGGAAGAGCTTTCAGATTTTGAAGATCCCGATGATCTGGAATTGCTTGAGGAACCGGACTGA
- a CDS encoding DNA repair helicase XPB, with translation MVGNSMKPLIVQGDSSILLEVHNDSFEAARADINPFCELEKSPEHIHTYRISPLSLWNGASAGIRADEVLEILEKHSRYPIPENVSFRIRDLISRFGKLKLTETEDPAILQLHIDDKLIDAEIAANRKLARYLTRHGNSFLLQLYDRGTIKLELIKLGYPVEDLASLKKGDPLDFHLRDKRLDGSDFQVREYQREAAEAFVGNNRPGTGFGTIVLPCGSGKTIVGMTIMDLLKTNTLILTTNVAAVHQWIDELTDKSTLSREEIGEYTGDRKEIKGITIGTYQILVWRKDKESAYKHFQLFRERNWGLIIYDEVHLLPAPVFRVTAELQTVRRVGLTATLVREDGAEENVFSLVGPKRFEIPWKQLEAQGWIAEAICHEIRIDLPEDEKIHYATADQRRKFRIASENPIKMEITSELIANHREDSILVIGQYIDQLQKISKALKAPIITGKTPNQERERIFEDFRRKKIHVLVVSKVANFAINLPDASVAIQISGTFGSRQEEAQRLGRILRPKEKNSYFYSVVSRYTVEEEYAANRQQFLTEQGYKYHIEMWGRDEFIHD, from the coding sequence ATGGTTGGAAACAGCATGAAGCCCCTGATCGTCCAGGGAGACAGTTCAATACTCCTGGAAGTTCACAATGACAGCTTTGAAGCAGCCCGGGCCGATATCAATCCTTTTTGCGAACTGGAAAAATCGCCGGAACATATACACACATACAGAATTTCCCCCCTTTCACTCTGGAACGGAGCCTCGGCGGGAATAAGGGCGGATGAAGTTCTTGAGATACTGGAAAAACACTCCCGGTATCCCATTCCCGAGAACGTCAGCTTCCGCATCCGGGATCTGATTTCCCGCTTCGGAAAACTGAAACTGACCGAAACTGAAGATCCGGCCATACTCCAGCTTCATATCGATGACAAGCTTATCGATGCGGAAATCGCCGCGAACAGAAAACTGGCCAGATATCTGACAAGACACGGCAACTCTTTTCTTCTGCAGCTTTACGACAGGGGCACCATAAAACTGGAACTGATTAAGCTGGGCTACCCGGTGGAGGATCTGGCCTCCCTCAAAAAGGGAGACCCTCTCGATTTCCATCTGCGCGATAAAAGACTGGACGGAAGCGATTTCCAGGTCAGAGAATACCAGAGGGAAGCTGCGGAAGCCTTTGTGGGCAATAACCGTCCCGGAACGGGCTTCGGCACGATTGTTCTGCCCTGCGGTTCGGGAAAAACCATCGTCGGCATGACCATAATGGACCTTCTGAAAACCAATACCCTTATTCTGACGACCAATGTGGCGGCGGTCCATCAGTGGATCGACGAACTGACTGACAAGAGCACCCTCTCCCGCGAGGAAATAGGCGAATACACCGGCGACCGGAAAGAGATTAAGGGTATAACTATCGGGACCTATCAGATACTGGTGTGGCGAAAAGACAAAGAAAGCGCCTATAAGCATTTTCAACTATTCCGGGAGAGAAACTGGGGCCTGATCATATATGATGAAGTTCATCTGCTTCCCGCACCCGTTTTCAGGGTGACCGCCGAATTGCAGACCGTTCGGAGGGTCGGATTGACAGCCACTCTCGTAAGAGAGGACGGCGCGGAGGAAAACGTCTTTTCCCTGGTTGGTCCCAAGCGCTTTGAAATCCCCTGGAAACAGCTTGAAGCCCAGGGATGGATAGCCGAGGCGATCTGTCACGAAATCCGCATAGACCTTCCGGAAGATGAAAAAATCCATTACGCCACAGCCGATCAGAGGCGGAAATTCCGCATCGCTTCAGAAAACCCGATTAAAATGGAAATCACTTCGGAGCTGATAGCCAACCACCGGGAGGATTCAATTCTCGTGATCGGACAGTATATCGATCAGCTGCAGAAAATATCCAAAGCATTAAAAGCTCCCATAATCACGGGTAAAACTCCGAACCAGGAAAGGGAGCGCATCTTCGAGGATTTCCGCCGGAAAAAAATCCATGTTCTTGTCGTATCGAAAGTGGCGAACTTCGCCATCAACCTGCCTGACGCTTCAGTGGCCATCCAGATTTCGGGAACATTCGGTTCACGCCAGGAGGAGGCTCAGAGGCTGGGAAGGATTCTGCGGCCCAAAGAAAAAAATTCCTACTTTTATTCAGTTGTCTCCCGGTATACGGTTGAAGAGGAGTACGCGGCCAACCGGCAGCAGTTTCTTACGGAACAGGGTTACAAGTATCATATAGAAATGTGGGGAAGAGACGAATTTATACATGACTAA
- a CDS encoding ketopantoate reductase family protein has translation MRILIIGAGVTGSLFASYLASSREKLERKLKENFELKILARNDTHKRLSENGLKIHHVVQNVTTIDSIPVIKTLESGDIYDYVFVFLRKTQIAPLMEDLRSNRSDHFIFAGNNGTGLDGLCPPLKVQKVSLAFAGVGGKREGDTVYSVHGKKPGITIGVNKKTARKIRKLGKIFTWAGCSLRKTNRMDAWLKHHLALVVPLSLALYRDGGDNVSLSENGDLLQKSLKAAKEGSAALRRQGHPVAPGKLKLTLLMPCVFLKSRVKKLLASPIGKLLIYDHCMTAREEMRELAGELQALVAPDDKPRENLEELLTQNN, from the coding sequence ATGAGAATACTGATAATCGGAGCCGGCGTAACCGGCAGCCTGTTCGCCTCTTATCTGGCCAGCAGCAGAGAAAAGCTGGAAAGGAAATTGAAGGAAAACTTTGAGCTGAAAATTCTGGCCAGAAACGATACACACAAAAGGCTGAGCGAAAATGGTCTTAAAATCCATCATGTCGTACAGAATGTCACAACCATAGACAGCATACCGGTTATAAAAACACTGGAAAGCGGAGATATCTACGATTACGTATTTGTTTTTCTCCGCAAGACCCAGATCGCCCCGTTGATGGAAGACCTGAGATCGAACCGGTCCGATCACTTCATATTTGCCGGAAATAACGGAACCGGGCTCGACGGGCTCTGCCCGCCGTTGAAAGTACAGAAGGTCAGTCTCGCTTTTGCCGGTGTCGGCGGTAAGAGAGAAGGAGATACCGTTTACTCGGTCCATGGAAAAAAGCCGGGAATCACCATAGGCGTGAATAAAAAGACAGCCAGAAAAATCAGAAAACTGGGAAAGATATTCACCTGGGCCGGTTGCTCTCTCAGGAAAACGAACCGGATGGATGCCTGGCTGAAACATCATCTGGCGCTTGTGGTCCCGCTGTCGCTGGCTCTCTACCGTGACGGAGGAGACAATGTTTCCCTTTCCGAAAACGGTGATCTGCTTCAGAAGAGCCTGAAAGCTGCAAAAGAAGGTTCAGCCGCGCTCAGGCGCCAGGGACATCCCGTTGCCCCGGGAAAGCTGAAACTCACTCTATTGATGCCCTGCGTCTTTCTCAAGAGCAGAGTCAAAAAACTGCTAGCCTCCCCCATAGGCAAGCTTCTCATATACGACCACTGTATGACGGCCCGGGAAGAGATGAGAGAATTGGCCGGAGAACTGCAGGCTCTGGTGGCGCCGGATGATAAGCCGAGAGAGAATCTGGAAGAGCTGCTGACTCAAAACAATTGA
- a CDS encoding AraC family transcriptional regulator, with the protein MEIKDAVFVYQMIEEKEVEWHSRIHNHDQREYEIHYFLQGEGKFRTGATTYNISKGSLFLTAPFEEHTITSTNLTRPLTYYAVLIKTDPRDFEIEDLLRKELQNSNYYNIGTNYRFFFEELREKGLSENSNLRKSAYHQLLSFLYQLSEDELMTGSGNRESVHIEKALMMMQNNIFSEVTLADITEKLKITDAYFIRLFKKKMKTTPMKYYTKLKVEAGASMLISSSLKVYEIADRLNFYSEFHFSRVFKQHTGVSPRQYRNEYRQITGNS; encoded by the coding sequence ATGGAAATAAAAGATGCGGTTTTCGTCTATCAGATGATTGAGGAAAAAGAGGTGGAGTGGCACAGCCGTATCCACAATCATGATCAGAGAGAGTACGAAATTCACTACTTTCTTCAGGGGGAGGGTAAATTCAGAACCGGCGCGACAACATACAACATTTCCAAAGGGTCACTGTTTCTGACCGCCCCTTTTGAAGAGCACACCATAACCAGCACAAACCTGACCCGCCCTCTCACCTACTACGCCGTTCTCATAAAAACCGACCCCCGGGATTTCGAGATCGAAGATCTGCTCAGGAAAGAGTTGCAGAACAGCAATTATTACAATATCGGGACCAATTACCGCTTTTTCTTCGAGGAATTGAGAGAGAAAGGACTTTCGGAGAACAGCAATCTCAGGAAATCAGCCTATCATCAGTTGCTCTCCTTTCTCTATCAGCTATCGGAAGATGAGCTGATGACGGGAAGCGGCAACAGGGAGAGCGTTCATATTGAAAAAGCCCTGATGATGATGCAGAACAACATATTCTCCGAAGTGACTCTGGCCGATATAACGGAAAAACTCAAAATCACCGACGCCTATTTCATCCGCCTGTTCAAAAAGAAGATGAAAACGACGCCGATGAAATACTATACAAAACTGAAGGTGGAAGCGGGCGCCTCCATGCTGATATCAAGCTCTCTCAAGGTATACGAAATTGCCGACCGGCTCAATTTCTATTCAGAATTTCACTTCAGCCGGGTTTTCAAGCAGCACACGGGAGTCTCTCCGAGACAGTACAGGAACGAATACAGACAGATTACCGGCAATTCCTGA
- the xylB gene encoding xylulokinase: MKTIVGIDLGTQSTKVLFYDFENKKIIASASAPHDMISADDGTREQEARWWIDAAVKAFGEIDKEVRDSAIAVGVSGQQHGFVPLDKDGQVLRPVKLWCDTATQDQCDKINSKAGGFDGIIEKAGNPVLAGYTASKILWLKENHKNLYDRMDTILLPHDYMNYRLTGEKVMEYGDASGTALLDVRKRTWSEDVLAALDPVRDLSEALPRLIEAHEPAGYVTKEASELFGLPEGILVSSGGGDNMIAAIGTGAVADGVMTMSLGTSGTMFGYSDKPIIDPEGNIAAFCSSTGGWLPLLCTMNCTVATEVMRKLLKIEVDKIDRLAEEAGAGSGGLIMLPYFNGERTPNFPNGEGSLIGMNMTNVTEANIIRASMEAAIFGMKVGLDSFVRLGFKPAEIILTGGGSKSLRWRQIAADILRTPIIVTDNAEAAAMGGAVQALWAYNHIHGGEKEIKKLTDEHCSGTELFRYEPGSDAEKYDKVYEKYTKYMNTLSVVFK, from the coding sequence GTGAAAACCATTGTGGGAATCGATCTGGGAACCCAGAGTACCAAAGTTCTCTTTTACGATTTTGAAAATAAAAAGATCATCGCCTCCGCTTCGGCGCCTCATGATATGATCAGCGCCGATGACGGAACGAGAGAGCAGGAAGCCCGGTGGTGGATAGATGCCGCCGTCAAAGCTTTCGGTGAAATAGATAAAGAGGTCCGGGATTCGGCGATTGCCGTCGGTGTTTCAGGACAGCAGCACGGATTTGTTCCTCTCGATAAAGATGGACAGGTCCTCCGTCCCGTCAAGCTCTGGTGCGATACGGCCACGCAGGATCAATGCGATAAAATCAACAGCAAAGCCGGCGGTTTCGATGGCATAATTGAGAAAGCGGGCAATCCCGTTCTGGCCGGCTATACGGCTTCCAAGATCCTGTGGCTCAAGGAAAATCATAAAAATCTCTATGATCGCATGGACACCATCCTCCTTCCCCATGACTACATGAACTACCGGCTCACCGGCGAAAAAGTCATGGAATACGGAGACGCTTCGGGAACGGCCCTGCTCGATGTGAGAAAAAGGACATGGAGCGAAGATGTGCTGGCAGCACTCGATCCGGTTCGGGATCTCTCGGAAGCTCTGCCCCGCTTGATTGAAGCTCACGAACCGGCTGGATATGTCACGAAAGAGGCTTCAGAACTATTCGGGCTGCCCGAAGGCATTCTCGTTTCCTCCGGCGGCGGGGATAATATGATAGCCGCCATCGGGACGGGAGCCGTCGCCGATGGCGTCATGACCATGAGCCTGGGAACTTCGGGAACCATGTTCGGTTATTCGGACAAACCGATTATCGATCCCGAAGGCAATATCGCGGCTTTCTGTTCCTCCACAGGAGGATGGCTGCCTCTTCTCTGTACCATGAACTGCACTGTCGCCACGGAAGTGATGCGCAAGCTCCTGAAAATCGAGGTGGATAAAATCGACAGATTGGCAGAGGAAGCCGGTGCGGGCAGCGGGGGATTGATCATGTTGCCTTACTTTAACGGCGAGAGAACTCCTAACTTTCCCAACGGGGAGGGATCTCTCATCGGTATGAACATGACCAATGTGACCGAAGCGAATATCATACGGGCCTCTATGGAAGCGGCCATTTTCGGGATGAAGGTGGGCCTGGACAGTTTTGTCAGACTCGGTTTTAAACCGGCTGAAATCATTCTGACCGGAGGCGGATCGAAAAGTCTCAGATGGCGTCAGATTGCCGCTGACATTCTCCGGACTCCCATCATTGTGACTGATAATGCCGAAGCGGCAGCCATGGGCGGAGCAGTTCAGGCTCTCTGGGCTTATAACCATATCCACGGCGGTGAAAAAGAGATTAAGAAACTCACTGATGAGCATTGCAGCGGTACGGAACTCTTCCGCTACGAACCGGGGTCCGATGCGGAGAAGTACGATAAGGTGTATGAAAAATACACTAAATATATGAACACCCTGAGTGTTGTATTCAAGTAA
- the hydE gene encoding [FeFe] hydrogenase H-cluster radical SAM maturase HydE, with protein MSDLNDLLYKKNYTVQDIEKLLSLRNTEDVERLKNRANEILNSHIGDSVYYRGIVEFSNICALDCHYCGIRKSNKQVDRYSLDRETVVSSAKWCADQGYGSVVLQSGERRDPAFVDYVEDLIREIKKETRSEKLPEGVGITLSVGEQSLETYRRFFAAGAHRYLLRIETTNEELYQSLHPASQKLEERILCLDYLKEAGFQVGTGVMIGSPGQTTAMLARDILFFKEKDIDMIGMGPYLVHNQTPMASEGQMEKDELLQLSLNMIAVCRIVLKDVNIAATTALQAVVPDGRERGLSYGANVTMPNITPTEVRSSYKLYEGKPCMDEGRQECKSCLLGRVRSIGRDVAFDQWGDSKHYAARKAQLEANVC; from the coding sequence TTGTCTGATCTGAACGATCTTCTATATAAAAAAAACTACACGGTGCAGGATATCGAAAAACTGCTCTCTCTCAGAAACACCGAAGATGTGGAGCGGTTGAAAAACAGAGCCAATGAAATTCTCAACTCTCATATCGGCGATTCCGTCTACTACAGAGGAATCGTTGAGTTTTCCAATATCTGCGCCCTCGACTGCCACTATTGCGGCATCCGCAAAAGCAATAAACAGGTGGACCGCTACAGTCTCGATCGCGAGACGGTTGTCTCTTCGGCGAAATGGTGCGCCGATCAGGGCTACGGTTCGGTCGTGCTTCAGTCGGGAGAAAGGCGGGATCCCGCTTTTGTCGATTATGTGGAAGATCTCATCAGGGAAATCAAGAAGGAAACCCGATCGGAAAAGCTTCCCGAAGGTGTCGGCATCACCCTCAGCGTCGGAGAGCAGAGCCTTGAAACTTACAGGCGGTTTTTTGCCGCGGGAGCCCATCGCTATCTCCTCCGCATTGAAACGACAAATGAAGAACTCTATCAGTCTCTCCATCCCGCTTCCCAGAAGCTTGAAGAGAGGATACTCTGCCTCGATTATCTCAAAGAAGCGGGATTTCAGGTCGGGACGGGAGTCATGATCGGCTCTCCCGGTCAGACAACAGCCATGCTGGCCAGGGATATTCTTTTTTTTAAGGAAAAGGACATCGATATGATCGGAATGGGACCCTATCTCGTTCACAATCAGACCCCTATGGCATCAGAAGGTCAAATGGAGAAGGATGAGCTTCTGCAGCTGTCGCTCAATATGATTGCAGTCTGCCGGATTGTTCTCAAAGATGTGAATATAGCCGCCACCACGGCTCTGCAGGCAGTTGTGCCAGACGGCCGGGAGAGAGGGCTTTCCTATGGTGCCAATGTCACCATGCCCAACATTACACCCACAGAGGTTCGCTCCAGCTATAAACTCTATGAAGGGAAACCCTGCATGGATGAAGGGCGGCAGGAGTGCAAGAGCTGCCTTCTGGGCAGAGTCCGGTCGATCGGGAGAGATGTTGCATTCGATCAGTGGGGTGATTCGAAACATTATGCCGCGCGAAAGGCGCAGCTTGAAGCCAATGTATGCTAA
- a CDS encoding sensor domain-containing diguanylate cyclase: MIDKNSIFSDIYLKLSLHDRKSILLMGETPFFEPENKKKLTSFIHPDDRKAFSDELEAALDKAEPFFRLSDFKLRDRKGDTKHVSIRGRLGDGYCELFFNDVSAYYRKMESHNDLINRYEQLLLTLKEAVWEWDLTDDSVVYSDRWYEMLALSANEIEDTFEFWKKLVHPDDLEKTIKALNDHISGKTDIYECTYRMKRSDGTWIWVRDRGKKQLDNHGSARRMIGSHRDITGEKSVRENLEKMIITDELTSLFNRRHYDARIRDEILRAERYGSKLSILMIDIDLFKQINDTYGHRAGDIALKELAKTIKGKIRNTDSAYRTGGEEFVVIAPLTDENSAMKAAERLRKAVSEIRVDTGFGSFSFTISLGITTHTKGDTYSSLNERADVALYLSKESGRNCATQKLP, translated from the coding sequence ATGATTGATAAGAACTCGATATTCTCAGACATATACCTCAAACTCTCGCTGCACGACAGGAAATCTATTCTCCTCATGGGTGAAACGCCTTTTTTTGAACCGGAAAACAAAAAAAAGCTGACATCGTTTATTCATCCCGATGACAGGAAAGCCTTTTCCGATGAGCTGGAGGCGGCCCTGGATAAAGCGGAACCCTTTTTCCGGCTTTCCGACTTCAAACTCAGGGACAGGAAAGGCGACACAAAACATGTCAGCATCAGAGGCAGACTCGGGGACGGGTACTGTGAACTTTTTTTTAACGACGTATCAGCCTATTACAGAAAAATGGAAAGTCATAACGATCTGATCAACCGTTACGAACAATTGCTGCTGACTCTGAAAGAAGCCGTTTGGGAATGGGATCTGACTGATGATTCGGTCGTTTACTCCGACAGATGGTATGAAATGCTGGCTCTGTCGGCAAATGAGATTGAGGATACATTCGAATTCTGGAAAAAACTGGTCCACCCCGATGATCTGGAAAAGACAATTAAAGCTCTCAATGATCATATAAGCGGGAAAACTGATATTTACGAATGCACATACCGCATGAAAAGAAGTGACGGGACATGGATCTGGGTCAGGGACAGAGGTAAGAAGCAGCTGGACAATCACGGTTCCGCGAGACGGATGATCGGTTCCCACAGAGACATAACCGGCGAAAAATCAGTCCGGGAAAATCTGGAAAAAATGATCATAACCGATGAATTGACCAGCCTTTTCAACCGCAGGCATTATGATGCCCGGATACGCGATGAAATTCTCCGCGCCGAAAGATACGGTTCCAAATTATCCATTCTTATGATTGATATAGACCTCTTTAAACAGATCAATGACACTTACGGCCACAGAGCCGGTGATATCGCCTTGAAAGAGCTGGCGAAAACCATAAAAGGTAAAATTCGGAACACCGACTCCGCTTATAGAACAGGCGGTGAAGAATTTGTCGTGATAGCACCGCTTACCGATGAAAACAGTGCGATGAAAGCGGCGGAGCGGCTTCGCAAGGCCGTTTCGGAAATCCGCGTCGATACGGGTTTCGGTTCTTTCTCCTTCACCATAAGCCTGGGAATCACAACCCATACCAAAGGCGACACTTACAGCAGCCTGAATGAACGGGCCGATGTGGCTTTATACCTCTCAAAAGAATCAGGCCGGAACTGCGCCACCCAGAAGCTTCCTTGA